The following coding sequences are from one Coffea arabica cultivar ET-39 chromosome 11e, Coffea Arabica ET-39 HiFi, whole genome shotgun sequence window:
- the LOC113718586 gene encoding putative late blight resistance protein homolog R1B-16 translates to MRYMIVMDDMWSIDAWNDVKRCFPDDKNGSRIVVTTRFMELATNVSPKKPPHCMNLLSAEQSWELLEMLIFGTASCPQELVGVGKKIAKRCRGLPLAIVVVAGVLSRVIREYNYWNNIAEEVSSVVSTDPENCLDILALSYNYLPHHLKACFLYMGIFPEDCEIEVSKLINLWAAEGFLYLDSEKQLEQIGEDYLEDLIGRSLVLVEKKRFGGEVKTCRLHDFLRELCLKEAQKENFMHVIQRRSAKGVQTGMRNQRRLSFHLDPYSDVSAAPAIPHVSSFLCFTLGANIVPDILFFQLGFKLLRVLDIFFLHFDYFPDQILKLIHLRYLALNVTYELPASVSQLRNLQTLVIHGPWLCQESGGSPTLLLEYWNMPSLRHVHITAACHLKNPFTVQDTFLVHLLQNTCKLSIQYNFHVAQRKFSVSCPILRNWEFVKLKKTTAQTVCHKS, encoded by the coding sequence ATGAGGTATATGATTGTTATGGATGACATGTGGAGTATTGATGCTTGGAATGATGTCAAAAGATGTTTTCCTGATGACAAAAATGGAAGTCGAATAGTAGTTACAACTCGGTTCATGGAGTTAGCAACAAATGTGAGTCCCAAAAAGCCACCTCATTGCATGAACCTTCTGAGTGCAGAACAAAGCTGGGAACTATTGGAAATGCTCATCTTCGGGACAGCAAGCTGCCCCCAAGAATTGGTAggagttggaaaaaaaatagcTAAGAGATGCCGGGGATTACCTCTAGCTATTGTCGTTGTTGCTGGTGTTCTCTCACGTGTCATCAGGGAATACAATTATTGGAATAATATTGCAGAGGAGGTTAGCTCAGTTGTTTCTACTGATCCAGAAAATTGCTTAGATATACTTGCTTTGAGTTACAATTACTTGCCCCATCACCTGAAAGCCTGCTTCCTCTATATGGGGATTTTCCCTGAAGATTGTGAGATTGAAGTttcaaaattgattaatttATGGGCTGCAGAGGGCTTCTTATATTTGGATTCAGAGAAACAGTTGGAACAGATTGGAGAGGATTACTTGGAAGACCTTATCGGCAGAAGCTTAGTTTTGGTTGAAAAGAAGCGCTTTGGGGGGGAAGTCAAAACTTGTCGCCTCCATGACTTCTTACGGGAATTGTGCTTgaaagaagctcaaaaggagaACTTCATGCATGTCATACAAAGGAGAAGTGCCAAAGGTGTTCAAACAGGCATGCGTAATCAACGTCGTCTGAGTTTCCATTTGGATCCCTACAGTGATGTGTCTGCAGCACCTGCAATCCCACATGTCTCATCTTTTCTGTGTTTCACACTGGGTGCTAATATAGTACCTGATATTCTATTCTTTCAGTTAGGCTTTAAGTTGCTTAGAGTATTGGACATATTCTTTCTGCATTTCGATTACTTCCCTGATCAAATTCTAAAACTGATACATTTGAGGTATCTTGCACTCAATGTTACTTATGAGCTTCCTGCCTCAGTTTCCCAATTGAGGAATCTCCAGACCTTAGTCATTCATGGTCCATGGCTTTGTCAGgaatctggcggtagcccaacaTTGTTACTGGAGTATTGGAATATGCCTTCACTGAGGCATGTGCATATTACTGCAGCTTGTCATCTAAAGAATCCTTTCACTGTACAAGATACCTTCCTCGTCCATTTGCTTCAGAACACCTGCAAACTCTCTATAcaatacaattttcatgttgcACAAAGGAAGTTTTCAGTGTCATGCCCCATCTTAAGAAACTGGGAATTTGTGAAACTAAAGAAGACTACAGCACAGACAGTTTGTCACAAGTCCTAA
- the LOC113718587 gene encoding uncharacterized protein translates to MPIIKVRSSSAAGLTEGRMAYDDVVYLLVEEVDELTTILGKILNIKVLQAKLFIEKVVEVIRVLEMEGPPTLPDQLVEDIAPLALPVGDFARRTKLLITSPLYDEYRMNIRRGWERMLSREVPELVEQIGLNENKLEKFLDESDFYSSWEDLRHNSAFLPCRDAVMDLLQSCRELKDAMNFFSEVGTESAFLCQHLKFLLCFAELCGRSNEWRCRQFVNGIMDVANKALDALECADIDSLRSEMREFKSNVYASAELVKENCVEKTAKEFFDGKNGKRLVLLETLERLHSFTEEIDTTCGKLGSEDRQSHNASFGRNGFPSLSVIREKFARGDLPSLPITYYLRAFPLIERRKRGRVSVRSGIRRPNKQVHYLRASGGKRRRASNIILERQMNRIESRFDLIEPSLGLVLSNSNSNSNSTSCQSEYQVQGQTLALIRARALELEREQERERELVLVLERKLELVQLELELAIELVQLDHERERQLQLELELELELELQLVLELKLERQRELMLKLECQRQLVLKLKLERQRELMLLERRLELVLLERRCQLKLEFELVRQRELVLKLEHELELEFESERNSS, encoded by the exons ATGCCGATCATCAAAGTCCGTTCCTCCTCTGCTGCTG GATTGACGGAGGGAAGGATGGCTTACGATGACGTTGTTTATCTGTTGGTGGAGGAGGTGGACGAGTTAACTACTATCCTAGGCAAAATACTGAATATCAAGGTATTGCAAGCCAAGTTATTTATAGAAAAAGTTGTTGAGGTCATCAGAGTATTGGAAATGGAAGGACCCCCAACTTTGCCGGACCAATTAGTAGAAGATATTGCACCTCTTGCATTGCCTGTAGGAGATTTTGCTCGGAGAACTAAGCTACTAATTACTTCACCGCTATATGATGAGTATAGAATGAATATTCGTCGCGGCTGGGAACGAATGCTATCAAGAGAAGTGCCAGAATTAGTAGAACAGATTGGTTTAAATGAGAATAAGCTGGAGAAATTTCTTGATGAATCTGACTTCTACAGCTCCTGGGAAGATTTACGCCACAATTCAGCCTTCCTACCTTGTCGTGACGCGGTGATGGATCTGCTTCAGTCTTGTCGAGAACTCAAAGACGCCATGAACTTTTTCAGTGAAGTGGGGACTGAATCAGCTTTTCTCTGCCAACATCTAAAGTTCTTGCTGTGCTTTGCTGAGCTGTGCGGGCGTTCCAATGAATGGCGTTGCCGCCAATTTGTGAACGGCATCATGGATGTTGCTAACAAAGCTCTTGATGCGCTGGAATGTGCAGATATAGATAGTCTTAGGTCAGAGATGCGGGAATTTAAATCGAATGTATATGCTTCAGCCGAGCTTGTAAAGGAAAATTGTGTCGAGAAGACGGCCAAGGAATTTTTTGATGGGAAAAATGGAAAGCGATTGGTTTTGTTGGAGACTTTAGAAAGGCTTCATTCCTTCACGGAAGAGATTGATACTACTTGTGGGAAACTTGGCAGCGAAGATCGTCAATCGCATAACGCTTCATTTGGAAGAAATGGTTTTCCTTCACTGTCTGTGATTCGTGAGAAGTTTGCTAGAGGAGATCTTCCTTCACTGCCGATCACGTATTATCTACGTGCTTTTCCTTTAATTGAACGAAGAAAAAGAGGGAGAGTTAGTGTTAGGTCTGGTATCAGGCGACCTAACAAACAGGTTCATTATCTGCGTGCTtctggaggaaaaagaagaagagcgTCTAATATCATACTAGAGCGGCAAATGAATCGAATTGAATCGCGTTTTGatctaatcgagccgagtctcggTCTAGTTTTATCAAATTCGAACTCGAATTCGAACTCGACAAGCTGCCAATCTGAATATCAAGTTCAAGGTCAAACTCTAGCTCTAATTCGAGCTCGTGCGCTCGAGCTCGAGCGAGAGCAAGAGCGTGAGCGAGAGCTCGTGCTCGTGCTCGAGCGCAAGCTCGAGCTCGTGCAGCTTGAGCTGGAGCTGGCAATCGAGCTCGTGCAGCTCGACCACGAGCGCGAGCGCCAGCtccagctcgagctcgagctcgaactcgagctcgagctacaGCTTGTgctcgagctcaagctcgagcGCCAGCGCGAGCTCATGCTCAAGCTCGAGTGCCAGCGCCAGCTTGTGCTCAAGCTCAAGCTCGAGCGCCAACGCGAGCTCATGTTGCTCGAGCGCCGGCTCGAGCTTGTGCTGCTAGAGCGCCGGTGCCAGctcaagctcgagttcgagctcgttCGCCAACGCGAGCTCGTGCTCAAGCTCGagcacgagctcgagctcgagttcgagagCGAGCGCAACTCGAGCTAG
- the LOC113715652 gene encoding toMV susceptible protein tm-2, translating into MAYSAVVSLLQSLEHLLRFPCLILEINQMQAKAFNNKVDKALNLSRRTSTMSKVHLRTLIATTEPLALTVGEFIETVNTHKLVSKIFEILQNMFLVEHRSPPRMLEKCPKVLEEMGHFRAELMKLFGRTTYPHNNRVGEHSRQPSCAWVVKLLQASDKLRHAITVSHRMAMEMTVLCQDLRYLLSFLESSSNEFCGDHQVVKILRDLANKAGDIIDDYLFDNPMKSKIIEFIHVTLGDQRESLIGIHYVRKVVRKFFDGESGICQGLLQTLQLARSVRQMMRKMYDKRAGGKEYLQSGNASLRGSLQHDSNKQHIVVGLDDYLGRMLDQITGFPSRLEIVTIVGMGGIGKTTLAKNIFDHPYTIYHFYCRAWVAVSQVYQVRDLLLGILSSVGQLNAETYSKTNDQLAEVLYRSLKGRRYLIVMDMDDMWSAKAWDDVKRSFPNDKNGSRVIVTTRFNGCGYLCQSENASSFYEPAKHRRKLEINGKYIVWSRRLSSGVGRCWKIYSQKVPRPATFYCCCSWSSLQYHENT; encoded by the coding sequence ATGGCTTATTCTGCGGTGGTTTCTCTCTTGCAATCACTAGAGCATCTATTGCGATTCCCATGTCTGATTCTAGAAATTAATCAAATGCAAGCCAAAGCTTTCAATAACAAAGTTGACAAGGCCCTAAACCTTTCCAGAAGAACCTCAACTATGTCCAAGGTTCATCTAAGGACATTAATCGCGACAACTGAACCTCTAGCATTGACTGTAGGAGAATTTATCGAGACAGTTAATACTCATAAGCTAGTATCaaaaatttttgagatattgcAAAACATGTTTTTGGTTGAGCATAGATCACCACCAAGAATGTTGGAAAAATGTCCCAAAGTACTGGAAGAAATGGGTCATTTTAGGGCAGAGCTGATGAAATTGTTCGGTAGGACAACATATCCCCACAACAACAGGgtgggagaacattcaagacaACCTTCTTGTGCCTGGGTGGTAAAATTGCTGCAGGCCAGTGACAAACTCAGACATGCCATAACCGTTTCCCATAGAATGGCCATGGAGATGACAGTTCTTTGCCAGGATCTACGATATTTGCTAAGTTTTCTTGAGAGTTCTTCAAATGAATTCTGTGGTGATCACCAAGTGGTGAAAATTTTAAGAGATCTCGCTAACAAGGCCGGAGATATTATTGATGATTAtctgtttgataatccaatGAAGTCAAAGATCATTGAATTCATACATGTAACACTCGGTGATCAAAGAGAATCACTGATAGGGATTCATTACGTCCGGAAAGTAGTTAGGAAATTCTTTGATGGAGAGAGTGGGATTTGTCAAGGTTTGTTGCAGACACTGCAGCTGGCTCGTTCAGTTAGACAAATGATGAGGAAGATGTATGATAAAAGAGCTGGTGGCAAGGAATATTTGCAGTCAGGAAATGCTTCACTCAGGGGCTCATTACAGCACGATTCAAATAAGCAACATATTGTGGTTGGCCTTGATGACTACTTGGGTAGAATGCTGGACCAAATTACTGGATTTCCATCTAGACTAGAAATCGTCACGATTGTTGGGATGGGTGGCATCGGTAAAACAACACTTGCCAAAAACATCTTTGATCATCCTTACACCATTTATCACTTCTATTGTCGTGCATGGGTTGCAGTGTCCCAAGTTTATCAAGTGAGGGATTTGTTATTAGGCATTTTGAGCTCTGTTGGTCAACTCAATGCTGAAACCTATTCAAAAACCAATGACCAATTAGCTGAGGTCTTGTATAGAAGTTTGAAGGGCAGGAGATATTTAATTGTCATGGATATGGATGATATGTGGAGTGCTAAGGCTTGGGATGATGTCAAAAGATCTTttccaaatgataaaaatggaAGTCGAGTAATAGTAACTACTCGGTTTAACGGATGTGGCTATCTATGTCAATCCGAAAACGCCTCCTCATTTTATGAGCCTGCTAAGCATAGAAGAAAGCTAGAAATTAATGGAAAATATATTGTTTGGAGTAGAAGGTTGTCCTCCGGAGTTGGTAGATGTTGGAAAATATATAGCCAAAAGGTGCCAAGGCCTGCCACTTTCTATTGTTGTTGTAGCTGGTCTTCTTTGCAGTATCACGAGAACACTTGA
- the LOC113718588 gene encoding putative late blight resistance protein homolog R1A-10 codes for MGAFPEDCEIEVQKLIHLWIAEGFLDPKVLEHPEAVAVDYLEDLIRRSLVLVGKRSFDGKIKTCLLHDLLWELCLREAQKENFLSVIKGFSAGIADQRRLSLHKDSYLDVHLAPEMAYVRSFLYFDVGSGFEPDILFFQLGFKLLKVLDVIFLRFETFPVQILELVNLSYLGLMVTFELPKMLSRLKNLQTLVIHGPWTSTDYAESPNLLFEYWSMPKLRHLYITVACCLRSPSVKMDISLWPFTSKCIQVVSGIRFASCTREVFISMPSLSMLGLSETKEDYEINWKLTISWSYQPWQNMTSIASLPKLEVLKLKNYAFQGPRWEPTEGGFRVLKHLLVEKTDLVSWEATSNHFPCLEHLVLKSCKYLKEVPYGITEISTLKRIELHNCSESAKISATSIEVESLDVVIKSDSNIHYLKLFDFEKQVKNGLALLISVVNIHSTREVSEIVEQIGLIGNKLEKFLDETDLYNSWEDLCNNLSFLPAREAVRALLEASQGFKDAINFFHEFLLRFFGALQSECPDESRKL; via the exons ATGGGGGCTTTCCCTGAAGATTGtgaaattgaagtgcaaaaaTTGATCCATTTATGGATAGCCGAGGGCTTCTTGGATCCAAAAGTTCTTGAACATCCAGAAGCAGTGGCTGTGGATTACTTGGAAGACCTCATTCGCAGAAGCTTAGTTTTGGTTGGAAAAAGGAGTTTTGATGGCAAAATCAAAACATGCCTCCTCCATGATCTTTTGTGGGAACTGTGCTTAAGAGAAGCtcagaaagaaaacttcttatCTGTGATAAAAGGTTTTTCTGCAGGTATAGCTGATCAGCGCCGTCTCAGTCTCCACAAGGACTCTTATCTTGATGTTCACTTGGCACCCGAAATGGCATATGTCAGATCATTTCTGTATTTTGATGTGGGTTCTGGCTTCGAACCAGACATCTTATTCTTCCAGTTGGGCTTTAAATTGCTAAAAGTATTGGATGTGATTTTTCTGCGATTTGAAACTTTCCCTGTTCAAATACTAGAACTGGTTAATTTGAGTTACCTTGGACTGATGGTCACTTTTGAGCTTCCCAAAATGTTATCTAGACTCAAGAATCTGCAAACACTAGTGATTCATGGTCCCTGGACTAGCACAGATTATGCTGAGTCCCCAAATCTGTTGTTTGAATATTGGAGTATGCCAAAGTTAAGGCATCTCTATATTACTGTTGCTTGCTGTTTAAGAAGTCCTTCTGTCAAAATGGATATTAGTTTATGGCCATTCACTTCAAAATGCATCCAAGTTGTGTCCGGAATTAGATTTGCAAGCTGCACCAGGGAAGTTTTCATCAGCATGCCTTCTCTAAGCATGTTAGGATTGTCTGAAACCAAGGAAGACTATGAGATAAATTG GAAATTGACCATAAGTTGGAGCTATCAACCATGGCAGAATATGACCTCCATTGCCTCGTTACCCAAACTGGAGGTGctcaaactgaaaaattatGCTTTCCAAGGGCCAAGGTGGGAACCAACTGAAGGGGGCTTTCGTGTTTTGAAGCACTTGCTGGTTGAGAAGACTGATCTAGTGTCATGGGAGGCCACAAGCAATCACTTTCCATGTCTTGAGCATCTAGTTCTCAAGTCTTGCAAGTACCTGAAAGAGGTTCCCTACGGTATTACAGAAATTTCTACCCTGAAGCGGATAGAGTTGCACAACTGTAGTGAATCTGCAAAAATTTCTGCTACAAGTATTGAAGTTGAAAGCCTTGATGTTGTCATCAAAAGCGATAG CAATATACACTATTTAAAGCTGTTTGATTTTGAGAAACAGGTTAAAAATGGTTTAGCATTACTTATTTCTGTTGTCAATATTCATTCCACGAG AGAAGTGTCAGAAATAGTAGAACAGATTGGTTTAATTGGGAATAAGCTGGAGAAATTTCTTGATGAAACTGACTTGTACAACTCCTGGGAAGATTTATGCAACAATTTATCGTTCCTACCTGCCCGTGAGGCAGTAAGAGCTCTACTTGAGGCTAGTCAAGGATTCAAAGATGCCATAAACTTTTTCCATGAA TTCTTGCTTAGGTTCTTTGGAGCTTTGCAAAGTGAGTGTCCAGATGAATCAAGGAAGTTGTGA
- the LOC140020991 gene encoding putative late blight resistance protein homolog R1A-3 — MATYAALASLLQTLDYLLKFPLLILEVKKMKAEALKPKLDEFLLLLTAGEPSAVSSSSSGSRLWELIEETDRSLQSSVEDFIEALGRSHSADTLEIRQRLLLYFTSSTKPKFELLAEGKPQIFKEITSLEENLRKFLHSTVQDCLSGRPNHFLYRYGHVEEDLNPRELPDFFIQIVYSQVDSETPVVDSPFSSPSSETDDPYVGKLDSTVQHSNGTISFPDLEQLLSLAFRQSRLPVIVNKMGHLWRTCRRVDDSITSFSKATSDLTTLHQDIRFLLTFLKEDSSNKFCPHHELLKCMKDVADRARVPVEQCRVDYQIESIMTYPFCLLAGIPAKLQDSGKILECAVDRIFYGKKGISQYLVQASMQIQPIKEMITKINDESSSAHTSIGSMSLRHSNKDDIVVGLDDELVSLLEGLTRVPSGLEIVTILGMGGIGKTTLARKAFRHSYTEYHFYCRAWITVSQVYQVRDLLLGLLGCLGHSTDKLVEKNDAQLAEVVYRSLKGKRYLIVMDDIWSIDAWNDVKRCFPDDKTGSRILLTSRVTELASYVNAKKPPHCMSLLDTEQSWELLEKLVFGIASCPPELEKCGKLIAKRCQGLPLAIVVMAGVLSRVVKTYDCWNNFAEKVCAIISTNPEECLDILALSYNYLPHHLKACFLHMAAFPEDCEIEVQKLINLWAAEGFSDPQSSENLEQVAEEYLEDLIGRNLVFIEKECFGGKVKTCRLHDFLRELCLREAQKEDFMHVIQKRGTKRSRVGLRNQHRLSFHLDPYSDVAAAPGIPHVSSFMCFTLGTNIVPNILFFQLGFKVLRVLDIFFLHFDYFPARILKLIHLRYLALSANYELPASVSQLRNLQTLVIHGPWHCRESGSSPTLLLEFWSMPSLRHLQYSVTIYLKNPPGANSELPQLFVSKNLQTLSTIKISCCTKEVFSVMPHLKKLEICETEEDCGICEPYVLLGNLQYLKELETLECCFYKQRVEARQISFFSALPCSLRQLSLSWSYLPWEDTSLIGMLPRLEVLKLKHFAFHGPKWEPKTKGFCRLTRLLIENTDLVHWEATVHHFPRLQYLVLKSCKLLEEIPFDVEEIGTLQRIELHHCNKTTEILAREIQEQVEGIEVVIRSERNPDRA, encoded by the exons ATGGCGACTTATGCTGCACTGGCTTCTCTTCTGCAAACGCTGGATTATCTACTGAAGTTCCCGTTGTTGATCCTCGAAGTTAAGAAAATGAAAGCCGAAGCTCTCAAACCAAAACTCGATGAATTCTTATTGCTTTTGACGGCAGGAGAACCCTCTGCAgtgtcgagctcgagctcgggcTCTCGTCTGTGGGAGCTAATTGAAGAAACTGATCGATCTCTGCAATCGTCAGTAGAAGATTTTATTGAGGCACTTGGGAGGTCTCATTCAGCTGATACTTTGGAGATCAGACAAAGATTGCTACTATACTTTACTAGTAGTACAaagccaaaatttgaacttCTTGCGGAGGGAAAGCCTCAGATATTCAAGGAGATCACATCCTTGGAGGAAAATTTGAGGAAATTTCTCCACAGCACTGTCCAAGACTGCTTGTCTGGCAGGCCTAACCATTTCTTGTACCGATATGGCCATGTGGAAGAGGATCTAAATCCTCGAGAATTGCCAGATTTTTTTATACAAATTGTATATTCTCAAGTAGACAGTGAAACACCAGTAGTTGATTCCCCGTTCTCCTCACCAAGCAGTGAGACTGATGACCCCTACGTCGGCAAACTTGACTCGACCGTACAACATTCAAATGGAACCATCTCCTTTCCAGACCTTGAACAGCTGTTGTCGTTGGCATTTCGCCAGAGCCGACTTCCAGTAATTGTTAACAAGATGGGACATTTGTGGAGAACCTGTCGTCGGGTCGATGACAGCATCACTAGCTTCTCGAAAGCCACTTCCGATTTAACAACTCTCCACCAGGATATTCGGTTCTTGCTAACCTTTCTTAAGGAGGATTCTTCTAATAAATTCTGCCCTCATCATGAATTGCTGAAATGTATGAAAGATGTTGCAGATAGAGCAAGGGTTCCTGTCGAACAATGTAGGGTAGACTACCAAATCGAGTCCATTATGACGTACCCCTTTTGCTTATTGGCTGGGATTCCTGCAAAATTACAAGATTCTGGAAAGATTCTTGAGTGTGCAGTGGACAGGATTTTCTACGGAAAGAAGGGCATTTCCCAATATTTGGTGCAGGCATCAATGCAGATTCAACCCATTAAAGAAATGATTACAAAGATAAATGATGAGAGTTCAAGTGCGCACACATCAATTGGCAGCATGTCTCTACGCCATTCAAATAAGGACGACATTGTGGTGGGTCTTGATGATGAACTGGTTAGCCTCCTGGAGGGACTCACCAGAGTGCCATCAGGGCTAGAAATTGTGACCATTTTAGGGATGGGCGGCATTGGTAAGACAACTCTTGCTCGAAAAGCTTTTCGTCATTCTTACACTGAATATCACTTCTATTGCCGTGCATGGATCACAGTTTcccaagtatatcaagtcagaGATTTGTTACTGGGCCTTTTGGGCTGTCTTGGTCACTCCACTGATAAATTGGTAGAGAAAAACGACGCTCAATTAGCTGAAGTTGTGTACAGAAGTTTGAAAGGTAAGAGGTACTTGATTGTTATGGATGACATATGGAGTATCGATGCTTGGAATGATGTCAAAAGATGCTTTCCTGATGACAAAACTGGTAGTAGAATCTTATTAACCAGCCGCGTTACAGAGTTGGCTAGCTACGTCAATGCAAAGAAGCCTCCTCATTGTATGAGTCTTCTGGATACTGAGCAGAGTTGGGAACTGTTGGAGAAGCTTGTATTTGGGATAGCAAGTTGCCCACCTGAATTGGAGAAATGTGGAAAGCTTATAGCTAAACGATGCCAAGGACTACCACTAGCAATTGTTGTAATGGCTGGTGTACTTTCACGTGTcgtcaagacatatgactgttGGAATAATTTTGCAGAGAAGGTATGCGCAATCATCTCCACTAATCCAGAAGAATGCCTGGATATACTTGCTTTGAGTTACAATTATTTGCCCCATCATCTCAAAGCCTGCTTCCTCCATATGGCGGCTTTCCCTGAAGACTGTgaaatagaagttcaaaagTTGATTAATCTATGGGCTGCAGAGGGATTCTCGGATCCCCAATCTTCAGAAAATCTAGAACAGGTGGCAGAGGAGTATTTGGAAGACCTTATTGGTAGAAACTTAGTTTTCATTGAAAAGGAGTGTTTTGGAGGAAAAGTCAAGACCTGTCGTCTCCATGATTTCTTACGTGAATTATGCTTGAGAGAAGCACAGAAAGAGGACTTCATGCATGTGATACAAAAGAGAGGTACCAAACGCTCTCGAGTAGGCTTGCGTAATCAGCATCGCCTCAGTTTCCATTTGGATCCTTACAGTGATGTGGCTGCGGCACCTGGAATCCCACACGTCTCGTCTTTTATGTGTTTCACATTGGGTACTAATATTGTTCCGAATATTCTGTTCTTTCAATTAGGCTTTAAGGTGCTTAGAGTATTAGACATATTCTTTCTGCATTTTGATTACTTCCCTGCCCGAATACTAAAACTGATTCATTTGAGGTATCTTGCGCTGAGTGCTAATTATGAGCTTCCTGCATCAGTATCACAACTAAGGAATCTCCAAACGTTGGTGATTCATGGTCCATGGCACTGCCGGGAGTCTGGCAGTAGCCCAACATTGTTACTGGAGTTTTGGAGTATGCCTTCATTGAGGCATCTCCAGTATAGTGTGACCATTTATTTGAAGAATCCTCCTGGAGCTAATAGTGAACTCCCTCAGCTATTTGTTTCAAAAAACCTACAAACTCTCTCTACCATCAAAATTTCATGCTGCACAAAGGAAGTTTTCAGTGTCATGCCCCATCTCAAGAAACTTGAAATTTGTGAGACAGAAGAAGACTGCGGCATATGTGAGCCATATGTATTACTTGGGAATCTACAGTACTTGAAAGAGCTTGAAACACTTGAGTGTTGCTTCTACAAACAAAGAGTAGAAGCGCGGCAAATATCATTTTTTTCTGCCCTGCCATGTTCTCTTAGGCAATTGAGTTTAAGTTGGAGTTATTTGCCATGGGAAGACACGAGCTTGATTGGCATGTTACCCAGACTTGAGGTGCTCAAACTCAAACATTTTGCTTTCCATGGACCTAAATGGGAGCCAAAGACTAAAGGTTTTTGTCGTCTGACACGCTTGCTGATTGAGAACACTGATTTGGTCCATTGGGAAGCCACAGTTCATCACTTTCCACGCCTTCAATATCTAGTTCTGAAGTCCTGCAAGCTCTTGGAGGAGATCCCTTTTGATGTGGAGGAAATTGGTACCCTGCAGCGAATTGAGCTGCATCACTGTAACAAAACTACCGAGATATTAGCTAGAGAAATTCAAGAACAGGTTGAAGGCATCGAAGTTGTTATTAGAAGTGAGCG GAATCCAGACCGTGCATAA